In the genome of Chaetodon trifascialis isolate fChaTrf1 chromosome 21, fChaTrf1.hap1, whole genome shotgun sequence, the window CGCCCTCTCCAAAGACGAGATCCGTCTGATTTGGGTTTGCGCGATGCGGAAAATGCGCGTGTACGTCCCCACCATGATCACCACGGGAATGTAGAAACTTATCAGCGACGAGGAGATGGCATAGGTCCGGTTCAGGCTGGCGTTGCAGTCGTCCGGGTTGTCCGCCGTCGTGTTTTCCGCGTCCGCGCGGTGCCAGTTGAGTTGCACGGGAATGAAGgagatgaggatggagagagtcCAGGCGACGCCGATCATCAGGAAGGCGAACCTGCGTGTCATCTTGCGCTCGTACTTGAACGGGCTGGAGATGGCCCAGTACCGGTCCATGCTGATGATGCACAGATTGAGGATGGACGCGGTGGAGCACATGATGTCGAAGGCGACCCAGGTGTCACAGAAGCGGCCGAAGAGCCAGATGCCGGCGACTTCGGACACCGCCCTCCAGGGCATCACCAGCACGGCCACGAACAGGTCGGACACCGCCAGAGAGATTACGAAGGAGTTGGTCACTTTGGAGCGCAGGTGGCGGAATTTGATGACCGCCGCGCACACCAGAGTGTTCCCCAGAAGGGTGGAAACGATCAGGACGCACAGGACGCAGCCGGTTAGCGCCCTTAGACTGAGACCTCCACCTTGTCCGGAGCTGTCTGCCCCCGCTGTGACCACCTGGTGCTGGTCCAGGTGGCCAGGGTGAtcctggttttggttttgaCTCTCGTTATAAAAACTCTCCATGGATATCCTGCTCACGCCGCCGGTGCCATGTCCGTTTCAGCTTCTCCTAATTAATCTGTCACTCCTATCCTCTTTCTCTCAACTCCTCTCCACTTGTGTTTCTAAGACGCAgtcatgaaggaaaaaaaatcctcattcaCTCCCAGAAAACAAGCCCGGCAGTGAGATCCTCCTGCAGGAGACGCGCTCAGATCAtccagtgtctctgctgtccgctcagtgaggctgcagatgaCGACCCtcagcgccttcagtggatttaCCCTCTCCAGTCTTAACATAATCATCTGCACGTTAAGACCATTTCAACATATTGATTTCACAGCCGCCTGAtctgtttattcattattcCCCATCGGATCCTCAGAGATTTACAATTCAAAATCTCGGACCAAAAATATCGAAAAGCAACTTTAAACTATATGTTTATGTCAGAAAGTAACAGGCTGCTGCACAGAttctctaaaaaaaacccctcaaaaattaaaaataattatcatgaataatacagaaaataatgaattaataatgGAAATGCTTTGAGTCAGAACTGTGAACGCTTTCATTAAATTGTGGCAATGACCTGTTCACCACTAATGATGTGAGTGTGATTGACGACCAGCACACACACCgcaaacaggaagctgtggaGTCTTCAGTAAAGAAAAGTGAACtctgccccctggtggacaaATCCTCAAAAcatgaacagcagcacaaacaaactcacatcAGTTATAACAGGAggatttttgcattttcaggTTTTGCCCAGATATAAATTATACTCCAGTCTGATTATTGCAGACATGCTGTAAAGAGGTGAACTGTTAACATGCGGTTTATCACACGTTTTCATATTTCCACCAAGGCCAAATGTCTGATCTCCACAGCTCTCTAACTGTGGTACCACTGGTGGTGCGCTAGCTCCCCCTAGAGGCATGCAGTGGAATCTCGAATTTAATGAATTGATTTAAAATATAACCATAAATTAATTTCAGGCataatgtgattaaaaacacCACAACGTTTTCgttcaaaataaaattatgCTTagccttttctgtgttttttcttgtttagaCGTCAGCCTGCTGCGCAGTCACGTTCATGAACGCG includes:
- the drd6b gene encoding D(5)-like dopamine receptor, whose translation is MESFYNESQNQNQDHPGHLDQHQVVTAGADSSGQGGGLSLRALTGCVLCVLIVSTLLGNTLVCAAVIKFRHLRSKVTNSFVISLAVSDLFVAVLVMPWRAVSEVAGIWLFGRFCDTWVAFDIMCSTASILNLCIISMDRYWAISSPFKYERKMTRRFAFLMIGVAWTLSILISFIPVQLNWHRADAENTTADNPDDCNASLNRTYAISSSLISFYIPVVIMVGTYTRIFRIAQTQIRRISSLERAAGPRAQNQRHRASTHDESSLKTSFKRETKVLKTLSIIMGVFVFCWLPFFVLNCVVPFCDLDKLGEPPCVSDTTFSIFVWFGWANSSLNPVIYAFNADFRKAFSTILGCNKYCSTSTVEAVDFSNELVSYHHDTTMQKEACAMPGPGAQRLMAQPQPPHTGGNLEQNFDKVSIISDDSRNHSNLLLPAILQYECEAEISLDMMPFNSSGPTDSYLIPGQVQDL